AGCGAGCTGGTCGAGGGCGCCCTGCGCGTGCCCTTCGCCCGGGCCCTGATCAAGGAGGCACCGGACTTCGGCGTCGGCCGCCACCTCTCGCCGGAACAGGAACTCCAGCTGTACCACCACTACGGCCTCGACGTGGCCGCCGCTCCCCCGCTCCCCGACCACGACTTCGGCAAGCTGGCGGGCAAGGGCAACGAGGAGAGCTGACGCACCGCCCCCGCGAAAGACGCGGAACGTACGCGACGCACGGCTAGCCGGCCACCGGTCTGGCCGGCCCTTCGCCGGGTCTTCGCGTCTCGGACGGAACCAGCGGCAGCGGATCCGCGGGCGTCAGCTCCGGGTCGTCCATCGGAAAGGTCCGTACCCGCCCGGTCCGCGAGTACGGCGTCTCGAAGCGCACGGTGACCCGCCCCAGCCCGCTCCCCTGGACCCACCCGTGCCCGAACCGCGCGTGCCGCACGTCGTGCCCCGACGGCCAGCGGCGCTCCGCGGGTGCCGGGCGGTGCTCCGCGGCGGGCTCGGTCTCCGGCTCCTCGGCCAGTTCACCGGCCCTGCCCCCCGCCGCCTGCGCGAACAGGTCCTCCTGCGTGTAGTCGGCCAGGCCGCTGACGCCGACCCCGAGCAGCCGCACACCGCCCGTGGTGTCCACCGAGTCCAGCAGCCGGGCGGCGGCCTCCCGCACCACCGCCGGGTCGTCCGTGGGCCCGCGCAGCGTCTCGGAGCGCGTCAGCGTGGAGAAGTCGTATCTGCGCACCTTGAGCACGATGGTCCGCCCGGACAGCCCCGACGCGCGCAGCCGGCGCACACACCGGTCGGCCAGCCGGCCCACCTCCACGCCGACCCGCACCCGGTCGTGGATGTCCACGTCGTAGGTGTCCTCGACCGACACGGACTTGGTCTCCCGCTCGGCCACCACGGGCCGCTCGTCGAGCGCCAGGGCCATGGCGTACAGGCCGTGTCCGTGCGCCTTGCCCACCAGCCTCACCAACTCGTCCTCGCCCGCCTCGGCCAGTTCCCCGACCGTGGTGATGCCGGCCCGGCGCAGATGGTCGCCGGTCGCCGGGCCGACGCCGGGCAGGGTCCGCACGGACATGGGCTCCAGCATGGCCCGCTCCGTCCCCGGCGGGATCAGGACCAGCCCGTCGGGCTTGGCCTCCTCGGAGGCGATCTTGGCCAGCATCTTGGAGGCGGCCAGTCCCACAGAACCGGTGAGGCCCGTGACGGCGCGGATGTCCGTGCGCAGCTGCGTCCCGGCCAGCCGCGCCGACGCCGCGTCCCAGGCCGTCCCACCGGCCTCCAGGTCCACGAACGCCTCGTCCAGGCTCAGCGGCTCCACCAGCGGGGACAACTCCCTGAGCAGCCGCATCACCTGTTCGCTGATCGACCGGTACAGCTCGAACCGCGGGACGAGATACGCGGCGTTGGGCGCCAGCCGCCTGGCCTGGCCCATGGGCATCGCCGAGTGGACGCCGAAGACGCGCGCCTCGTACGAGCAGGTGGCGACGACGCCTCGCGGCCCCAGGCCGCCGACCACCACGGCCTTCCCGCGCAGACTCGGCTTGGACGCCTGCTCCACCGAGGCGAAGAAGGCATCCATGTCGAGATGCAGGATCGTGGGCGCGGTTCTCACATCTCCGATGCTGCCCTACGCCACTGACAATGCGGCCGCCACCGGACGGCCCGCGCGCCGGGCGGACCGGCGCGCCGCTCAGACCGCCCTGTTGCGGCGTCGCGCCAGCTCGTCCGCCGGATTGTGCCCGACCAGGGTCTCCCCCGTGTCGATCCGCTCGCCGTGCAGCTGGGACAGCGCGCTCTCCACGTCTCGCCAGACCACCCCGACGGCGATCCCGAAGATGCCCTGACCGCCCTGGAGCAGGGCGTGCACCTCGTCGGGCGAGGTGCACTCGTAGACCGTGGCGCCGTCGCTCATCATCGTCATCCGCTCCAGGTCACGGAAGCCGCGCTCCCGCAGGTGCTGGACGGCGGTCCGGATGTTCTGGAGGGACACCCCGGTGTCGAGGAAGCGTTTGACGATCTTCAGCACGACCACGTCGCGGAAGCTGTACAGGCGCTGCGTGCCCGAGCCGTGGGCCGGACGCACGCTGGGTTCGACGAGCCCCGTGCGGGCCCAGTAGTCGAGCTGCCGGTAGGTGATGCCGGCGGCCGCGCAGGCCGTCGGCCCGCGGTAGCCGATCTCCTCGGACGTCATGGACGCCGCCCCTCCGCTGGTCGGCACGGCGGCCGGCCGCTGCGGAGCGGAATCGGGCGCGCCTGCCTGCTGGGCGTACCCCCCGCCCGCGCGGAGCCGAGAGTCCTGGGGAGGGTACGGACCACTTGCCCCGAGACCGTGCCCGGGGCCACCCCCAGCCGTACCGTCGCCGCTGATCCTCACGCCGACCTCCGTCCTTGACCTGCCTCCTCGAAGGTAGGCAGTCACCAAGGGTGCGTCAACGATCGCCACACTCGGCACGCCGAGTGATAATCACCCTAAGAGTGGTTTCGCGTGCCCTGATTTGGGGAAACCCTACTGGTTGCTCGTCCCGAAGTCCTCCGGCGAGATCTGGTCGAGGAACTCGCGGAACTTCTCCACCTCGTCCTCCTGCTCGTCCGGGATCGCGATGCCCGCGTCGTCGAGGACCGTGTCGCTGCCGTAGATCGGCGTCCCGGTGCGCAGGGCCAGCGCTATGGCGTCGGAGGGCCTGGCGCTGACCTCGACGCCGCTGGCGAAGACCAGCTCGGCGTAGAACACCCCGTCGCGCAGGTCGGTGATGCGTACCTCGGTGAGCTCCTGGCCGACGGCTTCCAGCACGTCCTTGAACAGGTCGTGGGTCAGCGGCCGTGCCGGAGCCATGCCCTGCTGGGCGAAGGCGATCGCCGTCGCCTCGCCCGGTCCGATCCAGATGGGAAGGTAGCGGTCGCCTCCCACCTCGCGCAGCAGCACGATCGGTTGGTTGGAGGGCATCTCGACCCGGACACCTACGACATCGAGCTCGTTCACACAGCAACCCTAGGCCGTGCCCGGGACGTTTGGGTAGTCGGGCCGGGATCGACTGGGCGATCCGGGGCTCCGAACAGGCCCGTTTCAGGGAAGCCGCACGCCGAGCGCGGTCTGTACCAGCGCCGCGTGCAGCTTCACCGCCAGGCCCGCCAGCTCCTTGGTGCGCGCTTCCGCGTGTGCCCTGGTCTGGGGGTTGCGGTGTCGTTTCAGCGGGGCGACCACCTGGTCCACGAGCCCGGCGTCCCGGTCGGCGGCGGCCTTCATCACCCGCAGGTGCCTCGGCTCGATCCCGAAGCGCCCCAGCTGCGTCACCAGCGACGCCACGGTGACCGCCTCGGCGTCGTACGCCCCGTCGGGCAGGGGGGCGAGGAGCCCGTAGGACTCCCACTCCTTCAGCTCCTGGTCGTCGATCCCGGCCGCGGCGAGCAGCTCGTCCCGTCCGATCCGGGCGACGGTCGGGCTCTCGGCGGCTTCCGCAACCGCTTCCCCGTCCCGCTGCCGGCCGACCGTGGGCAACGACACCGCCTCACCGCGCTCCACGGCGTCCAAGTGCTCACGGATGACCTTGAGCGGCAGATAGTGGTCCCGCTGCATCCGCAGCACCCGGCCCAGACGCTCCACGTCGTGCGCGCTGAACTTGCGGTACCCGGCCGGGGTCCGCCGGGGCTCGACGAGGCCCTCGGACTCCAGGAAGCGGATCTTGGAGATGCTGATGTCGGGGAACTCGTCACGCAGCACGTTCAGCACCGTGCCGATGCTCATCAGCCCACTGTCCGTGGCGGCGGCGCCGTGACCGGCACCGCCGCTCGGTGTATGCAGCATGGACCTTCCCTGGAGGTTCGGGTCAGTAACCCCGCTGGCTCGCGTAGAACACCAGCCGGTACTTGCCGATCTGCACCTCGTCACCGTTCGACAGGGCGACCTGGTCGATGCGCTCCCGGTTGACGTACGTGCCGTTCAGGCTGCCCACGTCGGCGACCGTGAAGGAACCGTCCGGACTACGGCGGAACTCCACGTGCCGGCGCGAGACCGTCACGTCGTCCAGGAAGATGTCGCTCTGCGGGTGACGCCCGGCGGTGGTCAGCTCACCGTCCAGCAGGAAGCGGCTGCCCGAGTTCGGACCGCGGCGCACGACCAAGAGCGCGGAGCCGAGCGGCAACGCGTCCACGGCCGCCTGCGCCTCGGGCGAGAGCGCCGGGACCGCGGTCTGACCGGTGACCTCGGCGTCGTACGCCTCGAGACCCGAGATGGAGATCGTGGAGGTCGTCTCGGAGGCACGCTCCGGAACCGCGCCGGCACGCAGCGGGGCACCGCAGTTGGAGCAGAAGCGGCTGTTCTCCGCGTTGCGGTTGCCGCACCTCGTACACACCAGGGCCGACATGGACGGATCCTCCTGCCGCGGCTGCCCCGCCGGGGCGTTCGACGCGTACGGACCGGGGTTGAACCCTCCACCCGCACCTGAGGTTGACGGTTGCCCGAAACCTATGCCGCCGGACTGTGCAGGGTCAACAGACGGCGCGCCCTGACCACCGGGAATGTCACCGCCCGGACCACCCACCTGGTCCCGGAACATCGGGCGTCGGCCCTCCGCGTCGGGCTGGGCGCGATGGCGGGCGGTCGCGTTGTCACTGCCCTCTCGCGCGCTCTTGCCGAACAACTTCGCAAACAACTTCACGGGCGATTCCCCTTGACCGAAACAGACCCGCCCGTGGGGCAGGACGAACCCTGACTGACCGTACTGACCGACCCGGACATCTTCACAACGTCCGTCTCCACCAGACAGTTTCCACCACGCACCACCCAATCGGTGCGCCGACCCCCCGCAACCTCATGCCCTAGCCGGACGTCCCCCATGCACCGCCGGTTCACTGGGAGGACGACCGAGCGTAGTCAGGCCGCTCCGCCGCTCGCAAGGCGTCCACGACGATCTTGCTCGACCGCTCAACAGTAACGGTGGCCTGTTCTTTTTCCAGAGTCTGCACCACGCCTCCAGGAATGTTGAGAGCCGGTTCGAGGTCCTGCGGCTTGCCGATGACCTGGAAACGATAGGGCGCGTTGATCTTGTTCCCGTCCACGCTCACGGACTTGTCGGAGTCCGCGAGGTAGGTGCCGGCGACGACCCTCACACCGTTCACCTGGATCGCCTCCGCGCCCGCCGCACGCAGCTCCTGGATCGCGTCGAGCAGCATGTCG
The Streptomyces sp. NBC_01723 genome window above contains:
- a CDS encoding MerR family transcriptional regulator encodes the protein MRISGDGTAGGGPGHGLGASGPYPPQDSRLRAGGGYAQQAGAPDSAPQRPAAVPTSGGAASMTSEEIGYRGPTACAAAGITYRQLDYWARTGLVEPSVRPAHGSGTQRLYSFRDVVVLKIVKRFLDTGVSLQNIRTAVQHLRERGFRDLERMTMMSDGATVYECTSPDEVHALLQGGQGIFGIAVGVVWRDVESALSQLHGERIDTGETLVGHNPADELARRRNRAV
- a CDS encoding FHA domain-containing protein; the protein is MGGAWWKLSGGDGRCEDVRVGQYGQSGFVLPHGRVCFGQGESPVKLFAKLFGKSAREGSDNATARHRAQPDAEGRRPMFRDQVGGPGGDIPGGQGAPSVDPAQSGGIGFGQPSTSGAGGGFNPGPYASNAPAGQPRQEDPSMSALVCTRCGNRNAENSRFCSNCGAPLRAGAVPERASETTSTISISGLEAYDAEVTGQTAVPALSPEAQAAVDALPLGSALLVVRRGPNSGSRFLLDGELTTAGRHPQSDIFLDDVTVSRRHVEFRRSPDGSFTVADVGSLNGTYVNRERIDQVALSNGDEVQIGKYRLVFYASQRGY
- a CDS encoding bifunctional nuclease family protein, whose translation is MNELDVVGVRVEMPSNQPIVLLREVGGDRYLPIWIGPGEATAIAFAQQGMAPARPLTHDLFKDVLEAVGQELTEVRITDLRDGVFYAELVFASGVEVSARPSDAIALALRTGTPIYGSDTVLDDAGIAIPDEQEDEVEKFREFLDQISPEDFGTSNQ
- a CDS encoding DNA polymerase IV; the encoded protein is MRTAPTILHLDMDAFFASVEQASKPSLRGKAVVVGGLGPRGVVATCSYEARVFGVHSAMPMGQARRLAPNAAYLVPRFELYRSISEQVMRLLRELSPLVEPLSLDEAFVDLEAGGTAWDAASARLAGTQLRTDIRAVTGLTGSVGLAASKMLAKIASEEAKPDGLVLIPPGTERAMLEPMSVRTLPGVGPATGDHLRRAGITTVGELAEAGEDELVRLVGKAHGHGLYAMALALDERPVVAERETKSVSVEDTYDVDIHDRVRVGVEVGRLADRCVRRLRASGLSGRTIVLKVRRYDFSTLTRSETLRGPTDDPAVVREAAARLLDSVDTTGGVRLLGVGVSGLADYTQEDLFAQAAGGRAGELAEEPETEPAAEHRPAPAERRWPSGHDVRHARFGHGWVQGSGLGRVTVRFETPYSRTGRVRTFPMDDPELTPADPLPLVPSETRRPGEGPARPVAG
- the ftsR gene encoding transcriptional regulator FtsR; translated protein: MLHTPSGGAGHGAAATDSGLMSIGTVLNVLRDEFPDISISKIRFLESEGLVEPRRTPAGYRKFSAHDVERLGRVLRMQRDHYLPLKVIREHLDAVERGEAVSLPTVGRQRDGEAVAEAAESPTVARIGRDELLAAAGIDDQELKEWESYGLLAPLPDGAYDAEAVTVASLVTQLGRFGIEPRHLRVMKAAADRDAGLVDQVVAPLKRHRNPQTRAHAEARTKELAGLAVKLHAALVQTALGVRLP
- a CDS encoding PRC-barrel domain-containing protein is translated as MRTDIDPRNLIGRKAFDRDGTRIGTVDEVYLDDATGVPEWAAIRTGLFSRDAFVPLEPSELVEGALRVPFARALIKEAPDFGVGRHLSPEQELQLYHHYGLDVAAAPPLPDHDFGKLAGKGNEES